The genomic stretch CGGGGCAACGCGTCGTCGTGGGCGTGAATCACTTCACGGAAGGCTCCGACAAGATCGAGATCGATCGGCTGAAGATCGATGAGTCGGTGGAGCGGCTTCAGATCGCCCGCATGGCGGAGTTGCGTTCCAGTCGGGACGCGGGGCAAGTCGATCAAACTCTGGCTGCCTTGCGCCAGGCGAGCTCGGGTGGGGAAAACCTGGTACCGGTGATCCTGGACTGTGCCCGCGCGTCCTGCACGCTGTACGAGATCCGACACGCCATGGAAGAGGTCTTCGGCTCGTACAAGGAGCCTGTCTTCTTCTGAGCCGGGAGGCCCATGTCCGATAGCCATCGCAAGATTCGAGTACTCGTTGCCAAGCCTGGCTTGGACGGTCACGACCGCGGCGCGAAAGTCATCGCGAGCGCGTTCCGTGATGCCGGCTTCGAGGTCATCTACACAGGTCTGCACCAGACGCCTGAGATGATCGTGAGTGCCGCCGTTCAGGAGGACGTGGATGTCGTGGCGATGTCCGTGCTGTCAGGCGCACACCTCACGCTCTTCCCGCGCGTAAAGGCACTGCTCGACGAGGCGGGAGCCGACAACGTCCTCCTGACCGGTGGTGGCATCATCCCGGAGGACGACATGGCCGCGCTGGACGGGCAGGGCATCGGGAAGCTCTTCGGCCCCGGCACGCCCACGACCACTGCGATCGACTACATCCGCGAATGGTTCTCAGCCCGGGAGGACGGTGTGACCGAGGGACGCCCGTCCCAGTGACGGCCGACGAGGCTCGCCGACCCAGAGGCCGGATGGCCGAACTCTCGGTCGAGCTTCGAGAACTCCGCGATCGGCTGTACGACGGCGGTGGCTCCGAGCGCATCGAGCGCCAGCATGCGCAAGGGAAGCTGACCGCGCGTGAGCGGGTCGACCTCTTGCTCGACGAAGGAGGAGCGTGGGTCGAGATCGGGCTCCTCGTCGCGTACGACCTCTACGACGGGCAGGCCCCCAGTGCCGGCGTGGTCACCGGCGTCGGACGGGTCTCCGGACGCGAGGTCGTCATCGTCGCGAACGACGCCACGGTCAAGGCCGGGTCGTGGTGGCCCGAAACGATCAAGAAGATCCTACGGGCCCAGGAGATCGCGATGCGGTGCCGCGTCCCGATTCTGTATCTGGTGGACTCGGCAGGTGTGAATCTGCCGTATCAGAGTGGGGTCTTTCCCGGTCAGTACGGCGCCGCTCGTATCTTCTACTACAACGCGGTAATGCGCCGCTATCTGCGCGTCCCCCAGCTCGCGGCGGTCATGGGGCCGTGCATTGCCGGTGGGGCGTACCTGCCGGCGCTGTCCGACGTGATCCTCATGGTTGAGGGCACGTCGTTCATGGGGCTCGGGGGGCCGAACCTCGTGAAAGGAGCGACGGGCCAGATCGTGGGCTCGGAAGAGCTCGGCGGCGCCCGCGTGCACACGGAGGTCAGCGCCGTAGCGCACTACATGGTCGAGAGCGACGAGGCGTGTATCGCTCGCCTCCGACGGCTCGTCGCCGAGCTTCCGCGCAACGACCTGGCCGGAGCGCGCACCGCCACGCCGCCCAAGCGGTTGGCGTACGAGCTCTACGACATCATGCCGGACGATCACCGCCAACCGTACGACACCCGCGCCGTGCTCGAGTGCATCTTGGACGGCGAGGAGCTCGACGAGTTCCAGCCCGGCCATGCGCCGGAGATGATCTGCGGCACGGCCTTCATCGAGGGCCACGCCGTCGGGGTCATTGCCAACGCTCGTGGCATGTTCAAGAACACCGACGGCCCCCCGCGACTCGGAGGCATCGTGTATACCGAGAGCGCGCGAAAGGTGGCGTACTTCATCGAGACCATGAACCGCCACGGGAAACCGATCTTGTTCGTTCAGGACGTCTCGGGCTTCATGGTCGGGATGGACGCCGAGCACTCCGGAATCATCAGGGCCGGCGCGGAGTTCGTGGAAGCGATGGCCACCGCGACGGTGCCGAAGATCGTGCTGACCCTCAACCACGCGTCAGGGGCGGGATACTACGCTATGGCGGGGCAGGGCTTCGATCCGGACTTCATTCTCTCCCTCCCGACGGGGCGCATGGGGGTGATGGAGGGTGAGAGCGCTGTGATGGCGCTCTTCAGTGCTCAGATCGAGCGCCTCAAAGAGGCGGGCCATATCCCTGACGAGGATCTGACCACGAAGATGGACGAGGTCCGAGCCGAATACGAACGTCAGCTCGACGCCCGCTTCGCGGGGGCGCGGGGCTTCGTCGACGAGATCGTGTTGCCCGAGGAGCTACGCCCGGCGTTGGGACTGCTGATTCGCACGGCGCTCCACAACCCCGGGCCACACCTCGGACCGTTCCAGATCTCGGGCGCAGCCGAATGAGCGACGACGGCCGCGTCGTCCGCGTCGCGAGCGGACAAGGCTTCTGGGGCGACGATCTCGAGGCGCCTGTGCGCCAAGTCGAGGGCGGGCCTATCGACTATCTCATGTTGGACTACCTCGCCGAGGTAACGATGTCCATCATGCAGAAGCAGCGGGCGCGGGATCCGGAGGCGGGTTACGCACGGGACTTCGTGCCGCTGATGGAGCGCATATTCCCGGCGTGCGTGGAGCGCGGCGTGCGCGTCGTCACGAACGCCGGGGGTGTGAACCCTCTGGGCTGCGCCGAGGCAGTTGCGGAAGCGGGACGCAGGGCGGGTGTGACGGGGCGCGCCAAGGTCGGGCTCGTGACCGGCGACGACCTGATGGATCGACTCGACGCACTTCTCCGGGAGGGTCACGAGCTGACCCACATGGAGACCGGCGCTCCGCTCCGTGAGGTACGCGACCGAGTTCAGAGCGCGAATGCGTATATCGGCGCGGCTCCGATCGTGCGTGCCCTCGAGCTCGGCGCGGACGTGATCGTGACCGGCCGCAGCACCGATACGGCACTTACGTACGGTCCGCTGATGTACGAGTTCGGTTGGGCCGCGGACGACTTCGACCGCATCGCCGCGGGCGTGGTCGCCGGCCACATCAACGAGTGCGGGGCCCAGTCCACAGGTGGGAACTGCATGATCGACTGGTGGCAGATCCCGAACCTCGCGGAGGTCGGCTTCCCCATCGTTGAGGTCAAGGCGGACGGCACCTTCGTGGTGACCAAGCACGAGGGGAGTGGCGGCTGGGTCACGCGTGCGTCAGTGACGGAACAGATCGTCTACGAAATGGGCGATCCATCGACGTATATTACGCCCGACGTGGTCGCCGACTTCACGAGCATTCAGTTGGACGACCGGGGTGACGACCGCGTTTGTGTGCACGGGATCACAGGTCGCGCCCGGACGGATTTCTTGAAGGTCTCGATCGCCTATTCATCGGGTTGGAAGGCCACCGGAACGCTCACCTATGCATGGCCGGATGCGGCGGCCAAGGCGAGGGCAGCCGATCGTATTC from Gemmatimonadota bacterium encodes the following:
- a CDS encoding cobalamin B12-binding domain-containing protein, whose product is MSDSHRKIRVLVAKPGLDGHDRGAKVIASAFRDAGFEVIYTGLHQTPEMIVSAAVQEDVDVVAMSVLSGAHLTLFPRVKALLDEAGADNVLLTGGGIIPEDDMAALDGQGIGKLFGPGTPTTTAIDYIREWFSAREDGVTEGRPSQ
- a CDS encoding acyl-CoA carboxylase subunit beta produces the protein MAELSVELRELRDRLYDGGGSERIERQHAQGKLTARERVDLLLDEGGAWVEIGLLVAYDLYDGQAPSAGVVTGVGRVSGREVVIVANDATVKAGSWWPETIKKILRAQEIAMRCRVPILYLVDSAGVNLPYQSGVFPGQYGAARIFYYNAVMRRYLRVPQLAAVMGPCIAGGAYLPALSDVILMVEGTSFMGLGGPNLVKGATGQIVGSEELGGARVHTEVSAVAHYMVESDEACIARLRRLVAELPRNDLAGARTATPPKRLAYELYDIMPDDHRQPYDTRAVLECILDGEELDEFQPGHAPEMICGTAFIEGHAVGVIANARGMFKNTDGPPRLGGIVYTESARKVAYFIETMNRHGKPILFVQDVSGFMVGMDAEHSGIIRAGAEFVEAMATATVPKIVLTLNHASGAGYYAMAGQGFDPDFILSLPTGRMGVMEGESAVMALFSAQIERLKEAGHIPDEDLTTKMDEVRAEYERQLDARFAGARGFVDEIVLPEELRPALGLLIRTALHNPGPHLGPFQISGAAE
- a CDS encoding DUF1446 domain-containing protein, which encodes MSDDGRVVRVASGQGFWGDDLEAPVRQVEGGPIDYLMLDYLAEVTMSIMQKQRARDPEAGYARDFVPLMERIFPACVERGVRVVTNAGGVNPLGCAEAVAEAGRRAGVTGRAKVGLVTGDDLMDRLDALLREGHELTHMETGAPLREVRDRVQSANAYIGAAPIVRALELGADVIVTGRSTDTALTYGPLMYEFGWAADDFDRIAAGVVAGHINECGAQSTGGNCMIDWWQIPNLAEVGFPIVEVKADGTFVVTKHEGSGGWVTRASVTEQIVYEMGDPSTYITPDVVADFTSIQLDDRGDDRVCVHGITGRARTDFLKVSIAYSSGWKATGTLTYAWPDAAAKARAADRILRQRLDRLGLHFDEIRTELVGWDSTHGTLAGEPPADLPEVQLRIGVRAEERASVERFTREIAPLVLTGPPSVTGFAGGRPRVQEIMAYWPALIERAAVEPHLAVDVKEV